The following coding sequences are from one Clostridioides difficile ATCC 9689 = DSM 1296 window:
- a CDS encoding protein-ADP-ribose hydrolase has translation MKWRDYADDVNLFEDFDKTIKPLTDEQRRKNINTLIAYFSKEVPSKIYNLSNDEIKPRDILRGLLNVYPPKEIAPEILNMLHNLLLIECEERELVDVNDIEEVEEGIAIWRGNITNLRADAIVNAANNKLLGCLQPLHLCVDNEIHSCAGPRLREDCDKIIKKQGHLEYTGDAKITRGYCLPAKFVVHTVGPIVSGGQPSKEQEKQLLHCYKSCLNTIKEIDEIKNIVFCGISTGVFGYPKKEAANLAVSRVRLWLKENPEKNLKVVFNVFTEEEEEKYRRIFK, from the coding sequence ATGAAGTGGAGAGATTATGCTGATGATGTAAATTTATTTGAGGATTTTGATAAAACTATCAAGCCTCTAACTGACGAACAAAGAAGAAAAAATATAAACACTTTAATTGCATATTTTTCAAAAGAAGTTCCTTCTAAAATATACAATTTATCAAATGATGAAATTAAGCCTAGAGATATACTTAGAGGACTTTTGAATGTATATCCACCAAAAGAAATTGCTCCAGAGATACTTAATATGTTACATAATTTATTGTTGATTGAATGTGAAGAAAGAGAGTTAGTAGATGTAAATGATATAGAAGAAGTAGAGGAAGGGATTGCCATATGGAGAGGTAATATAACGAATTTAAGAGCAGATGCAATAGTAAATGCTGCAAATAACAAGTTATTAGGGTGTTTACAACCATTACATCTATGCGTGGATAATGAGATACATTCATGCGCAGGTCCTAGACTTAGAGAAGATTGTGACAAAATAATAAAAAAACAAGGGCATTTAGAATATACTGGAGATGCTAAGATAACTAGAGGTTATTGTTTACCTGCAAAATTTGTAGTACATACTGTTGGACCTATTGTATCTGGTGGTCAGCCAAGTAAAGAGCAAGAAAAGCAACTGCTTCATTGTTATAAATCATGTTTAAATACAATAAAAGAAATTGATGAAATAAAAAATATTGTTTTTTGTGGAATTTCTACAGGTGTATTTGGTTATCCAAAAAAAGAGGCAGCTAATCTTGCTGTAAGTAGAGTTAGACTATGGCTAAAAGAAAATCCTGAAAAAAATTTAAAAGTTGTATTTAATGTGTTTACTGAAGAAGAAGAAGAGAAATATAGAAGAATATTTAAATAA
- a CDS encoding 6-phospho-alpha-glucosidase produces MEKFSVVIAGGGSTYTPEIILMLLDNLDRLPLRAIKLYDNDEERQNKVAKACEILIKEKDPNIEYLATTCPKEAYTDVDFCLAHIRVGKLEMRELDEKIPLKHGVVGQETCGPGGIAYGMRSIEGVLENIDYMEKYSPNCWMLNYSNPASIIAEAVRRLRPNSRVINICDMPIGMEHNIARIAGLKSRKHMDIRYFGLNHFGWYTSIKDKKGNELLPKLVEHIKEYGFINGEEGMKNDKKDSWFETNLFTKEIVKTDLTTIPSSYLKYYLFPDYVVNHSDVNYTRANEVIDGREKEVFGSCALIEKQGHSKGSGLKIGIHAEFIVDLATALAFNTQERMLLIVQNNGAIENIQDDAMVEIPCIVGKDGYEPLSIGKIPTFQKGLIEQQLAVEKLVVDAWIEKSYNKLWQALMLSKTVPSATVAKELLDDLIEANKNYWPKLN; encoded by the coding sequence ATGGAAAAATTTTCAGTAGTAATAGCTGGAGGAGGAAGTACATATACCCCAGAAATCATATTAATGTTGCTAGATAACTTAGATAGGTTACCATTAAGAGCAATCAAATTATATGATAATGATGAAGAAAGACAAAATAAGGTAGCTAAAGCTTGTGAAATACTAATAAAGGAAAAGGACCCTAATATAGAGTATTTAGCAACAACATGCCCTAAAGAGGCTTATACAGATGTAGATTTTTGTTTAGCTCATATAAGAGTTGGAAAACTTGAAATGAGAGAACTAGATGAAAAGATACCTCTAAAACATGGGGTAGTTGGTCAAGAAACTTGTGGACCAGGTGGAATAGCTTATGGAATGAGGTCTATAGAAGGTGTTCTTGAAAACATAGATTATATGGAAAAGTATTCTCCAAATTGTTGGATGTTAAATTATTCTAATCCAGCATCAATAATAGCGGAAGCTGTTAGAAGGTTGAGACCTAATTCTAGGGTAATAAATATTTGTGATATGCCAATAGGTATGGAACATAATATAGCAAGGATTGCAGGACTCAAATCTCGTAAACATATGGATATAAGATACTTTGGATTAAATCACTTTGGTTGGTATACTTCAATTAAAGATAAAAAAGGAAATGAACTTTTACCAAAATTAGTAGAACATATAAAAGAATATGGTTTTATAAATGGTGAAGAAGGAATGAAAAATGACAAGAAAGATAGTTGGTTTGAAACTAATTTATTTACTAAAGAAATAGTAAAAACAGATTTAACTACAATACCAAGTAGTTACTTAAAGTACTATCTATTTCCAGATTATGTTGTAAATCATTCTGATGTAAATTATACTCGTGCCAATGAAGTTATTGATGGAAGAGAAAAAGAAGTTTTTGGTTCATGTGCATTGATAGAAAAGCAAGGACATTCTAAGGGCAGTGGGCTTAAGATAGGAATACATGCAGAGTTTATAGTGGATTTAGCTACAGCTCTAGCTTTTAATACACAGGAACGTATGTTATTGATAGTTCAAAATAATGGAGCTATAGAAAATATACAAGATGATGCTATGGTTGAAATTCCATGTATAGTTGGAAAAGACGGGTATGAACCATTATCAATAGGGAAAATACCAACATTCCAAAAAGGTTTAATAGAACAACAATTAGCAGTTGAAAAATTAGTAGTTGATGCTTGGATTGAGAAGTCTTATAATAAATTGTGGCAAGCACTTATGCTATCTAAGACAGTTCCTAGTGCAACAGTTGCAAAAGAATTACTAGATGATTTAATAGAAGCAAATAAAAATTATTGGCCAAAACTTAATTAA
- a CDS encoding PTS lactose/cellobiose transporter subunit IIA, translated as MVPEMEEKVFSIISEAGDAKSDVMMSLKEIKKGDYNKAKHLLNSASEKIQTASKYHLELLSNAMNSEDSGTDFLVVHSEDHYSNALFAHSLVSELVDIFEMMDPRINKN; from the coding sequence ATGGTACCTGAAATGGAAGAAAAAGTATTTAGTATAATATCAGAAGCAGGAGATGCTAAAAGTGATGTAATGATGTCTCTTAAGGAAATAAAAAAAGGTGACTACAATAAAGCAAAACACCTTTTAAATTCAGCCTCAGAGAAAATACAAACAGCATCAAAGTATCATTTAGAATTACTATCAAATGCTATGAATAGTGAAGATAGTGGGACTGATTTTTTAGTTGTGCACTCTGAAGACCATTATTCAAATGCATTATTTGCTCATTCTTTAGTATCTGAACTTGTAGATATATTTGAGATGATGGACCCAAGAATTAATAAGAATTAA
- a CDS encoding sigma 54-interacting transcriptional regulator produces the protein MIYKKDKVMKVLESSYRENEKGITANQLSEKTGIARNNISTYLNQLFNEGMVTKIKGRPVYYIPANLNLNKNELLDTQSELLGIKKGTKVENKIKKDSFETLIGKEHSLRPIIEKCKVAMLYPTNGLHTIIYGETGVGKSMIARYMYDYSIDSGIRKNKAPFVTFNCADYANNAQLLMGHIFGVEQGAYTGAESSRKGLLEIANGGILFLDEIHRLPAEGQEMLFTFIDKGTFKRLGDATKERESKVLIICATTENPTSTLLDTFNRRIPMKIEIPSLRDRTMIERMELVKNFFKEESKSISISIKVHKEIIKSLLLYDCKNNVGQLQNDIKLAVANGYLRYKRDNKEPVYIEKKYFDKSINEVSDDYREKSIKADEVITHGIEYFVFTSLGEEEVINYNDINIINAVNTNLNKSVEMNIADASLFNNVKFKSMCESIRQIIKEDEEIDISESIFKSMAIYIKSVLDKSSSTNNIDLNQIRRNNRSEFKTALKIVGIIENEFDLFLSIETVAYITLFIVQAKQDEQNKIVNNINIIVAMHGETTASSMVKAVGDIIGKCSAISFDMKLDKSYDEVIVDFKNLINNIDNKDVLLFTDMGSLNSFDEIIKKEKKCGVRVIPMVTTLTVLEAVQKANMGLPLNDVYNSITNTRKYYFGTNEIQNKENLSKTIIIASHVSEGVDNKTRKILEEKMSRYLDGIDIISVPYKTEKDLSLNITKLKESSNIVAVINEQRINIRGIDYISKKDIDKDENINKLKNIIKISIGYDDVVEGLKTSLKSSNYNRIFKDIKYVSDELFLVFNIEKKYDKVIGLMMHLAFMVDGLIGNTREIEKLDKEKTLDYHKSLSKIKDIVSQLDKKYNIEINEKECYQILLILEYAEIIEKDYQ, from the coding sequence ATGATATATAAAAAAGATAAAGTAATGAAAGTTTTAGAATCATCATATAGGGAAAATGAAAAAGGGATTACAGCTAACCAATTATCAGAAAAGACAGGAATTGCAAGAAACAATATAAGTACATATTTAAACCAATTATTCAATGAGGGTATGGTTACGAAGATAAAAGGAAGACCTGTGTATTATATCCCTGCAAATCTTAACCTTAACAAGAATGAATTGCTTGATACACAAAGTGAGTTGCTTGGCATAAAAAAAGGAACAAAAGTAGAAAACAAAATAAAAAAAGATAGTTTTGAAACACTAATAGGTAAAGAACATAGTTTAAGACCTATAATAGAAAAATGCAAGGTCGCAATGCTCTATCCTACAAATGGACTTCATACTATTATCTATGGAGAAACAGGAGTAGGAAAGAGTATGATTGCTAGATATATGTACGATTATTCTATAGATAGTGGAATTAGAAAAAATAAAGCTCCTTTTGTAACATTTAATTGTGCTGATTATGCTAATAATGCACAATTACTTATGGGACATATTTTTGGGGTAGAACAAGGAGCTTATACAGGTGCAGAATCTTCCAGAAAAGGTCTTTTGGAAATTGCAAATGGAGGGATACTATTTTTAGATGAAATTCATAGACTACCAGCAGAAGGTCAAGAAATGTTGTTTACTTTTATAGATAAGGGAACATTTAAAAGACTAGGAGATGCAACGAAAGAAAGAGAGTCTAAGGTATTAATAATATGTGCTACTACAGAAAATCCGACATCAACACTATTAGATACATTCAATAGAAGAATACCAATGAAAATAGAAATACCATCATTGAGAGATAGGACAATGATTGAAAGAATGGAATTAGTCAAAAATTTTTTCAAGGAAGAATCAAAAAGTATTTCTATTTCAATAAAAGTACATAAAGAAATAATTAAATCACTATTACTTTATGATTGTAAAAATAATGTAGGTCAACTTCAAAATGATATAAAATTAGCTGTTGCAAATGGATACCTAAGATATAAAAGAGATAATAAAGAACCAGTTTATATAGAGAAAAAATATTTTGATAAATCTATAAATGAAGTGAGTGATGATTATAGAGAGAAGTCTATTAAAGCAGATGAAGTTATAACACATGGAATAGAATATTTTGTATTTACGTCATTAGGAGAAGAAGAAGTTATTAACTACAATGATATAAATATTATTAATGCAGTAAATACTAATCTTAATAAATCTGTAGAAATGAATATAGCAGATGCTTCTCTATTTAATAATGTTAAGTTTAAAAGCATGTGTGAATCAATAAGACAAATTATTAAAGAAGATGAAGAAATAGATATAAGTGAATCAATATTTAAGTCAATGGCAATTTATATAAAAAGTGTATTGGATAAAAGTAGCTCTACAAACAACATAGATTTGAATCAAATTAGAAGAAATAACAGAAGTGAATTTAAAACAGCATTAAAAATAGTTGGAATAATTGAAAATGAATTTGATTTATTTTTATCTATAGAAACTGTAGCATATATTACATTATTCATAGTACAAGCTAAACAAGATGAACAAAATAAAATAGTGAATAACATTAATATTATAGTTGCTATGCATGGAGAAACTACAGCAAGTAGTATGGTAAAAGCAGTTGGTGATATTATTGGAAAGTGCAGTGCTATTTCTTTCGATATGAAGTTAGATAAAAGCTATGATGAAGTAATTGTAGATTTTAAAAATTTAATTAATAATATAGACAATAAAGATGTATTACTATTTACAGATATGGGTTCATTAAACTCTTTTGATGAAATTATAAAGAAAGAAAAAAAGTGTGGAGTAAGAGTAATTCCTATGGTGACGACATTAACTGTGTTAGAAGCAGTTCAGAAGGCCAATATGGGATTACCTTTAAATGACGTATACAACTCTATCACTAACACGAGAAAGTACTATTTTGGAACTAATGAAATTCAAAATAAAGAAAATCTGTCTAAAACAATTATTATAGCATCACATGTTTCAGAAGGTGTAGATAATAAAACAAGAAAAATATTAGAAGAAAAGATGAGTAGGTACTTAGATGGAATAGATATTATATCTGTCCCATATAAAACAGAAAAAGATTTAAGTTTAAATATTACGAAACTTAAAGAAAGTAGTAATATTGTTGCAGTAATCAATGAACAAAGAATTAATATTAGAGGAATTGACTATATTAGCAAAAAAGATATAGATAAGGATGAAAATATCAATAAATTAAAAAATATTATAAAGATAAGTATAGGTTATGATGATGTAGTTGAAGGTTTAAAGACATCCTTAAAAAGCTCTAATTATAATAGGATATTTAAAGATATAAAATATGTGTCTGATGAATTGTTTTTAGTATTTAATATAGAAAAGAAATACGATAAAGTAATTGGACTTATGATGCATTTAGCTTTCATGGTAGATGGGTTGATTGGAAATACTAGAGAAATTGAAAAGCTTGATAAAGAAAAAACACTTGATTATCACAAGAGCCTAAGCAAAATAAAAGATATAGTATCTCAATTAGATAAAAAATATAATATAGAAATTAATGAAAAAGAGTGCTATCAAATATTATTAATATTAGAATATGCAGAAATAATCGAAAAAGATTACCAATGA
- a CDS encoding ABC transporter ATP-binding protein: MNREKILEIKNLKQYFHLDKSTTVKAVDDISFDIYKGEIFGLVGESGSGKSTTGKTIIRLHESTGGEVIYKGNCISDKKTYKFIKKDVNKSMQIIFQDSTSSLNPRMTIADIISEPLKIQGICKNKTDRMNKVYEMLKLVGLDRSYANKYPSDFSGGQRQRIGIARALSVDPEFIIADEPIASLDVSIQAQIVNLFKKLQQEKNLTCLFIAHDLSMVRHISDRIGVMYNGKLVELADSNELYNNPIHPYTKSLLSAIPVPDPRYAKSRNRIEYNSNGYDCSNEKLLSWIEVSDGHFVYSSKSDINKYQQNLKVV; the protein is encoded by the coding sequence ATGAATAGAGAAAAAATACTGGAAATAAAAAACTTAAAGCAATATTTTCATTTGGACAAAAGTACTACTGTAAAAGCAGTTGATGATATAAGTTTTGATATATATAAGGGTGAGATATTTGGATTGGTAGGAGAGTCGGGTTCAGGAAAATCTACAACTGGTAAAACTATAATAAGACTACATGAATCTACTGGTGGAGAAGTAATTTACAAAGGAAATTGCATATCAGATAAAAAAACGTACAAATTTATAAAAAAAGATGTAAACAAAAGTATGCAGATTATTTTTCAAGATTCTACTTCATCATTAAATCCACGTATGACAATTGCAGATATAATTTCAGAGCCACTAAAAATTCAAGGTATCTGTAAAAATAAAACAGATAGAATGAATAAAGTATATGAGATGCTAAAGCTAGTAGGACTTGATAGAAGTTATGCAAATAAGTATCCATCTGATTTTTCAGGTGGACAAAGACAGCGTATTGGCATAGCACGAGCTCTTTCAGTAGACCCAGAATTTATAATAGCTGATGAGCCTATAGCTTCTTTGGATGTGTCTATACAAGCACAAATAGTAAATTTATTTAAAAAGTTGCAACAAGAAAAGAATTTAACTTGTTTATTTATAGCTCATGATTTATCTATGGTGAGACATATTAGTGACCGTATAGGAGTTATGTATAATGGAAAATTAGTAGAATTGGCAGATTCAAATGAATTGTATAATAATCCTATTCATCCATATACAAAATCACTACTTTCTGCAATTCCTGTTCCTGACCCTAGATATGCTAAGTCAAGAAATAGAATAGAGTATAATTCTAATGGATATGATTGTTCAAATGAAAAGTTATTAAGTTGGATTGAGGTTTCAGATGGACATTTTGTATATTCTTCTAAATCAGACATAAATAAATACCAACAAAATTTAAAAGTTGTTTAG
- a CDS encoding PTS sugar transporter subunit IIB, whose translation MNILLVCANGASTGVLVEKMKSFCSEHEKLKTKTINIEATSFENLKSYIEANDTDVVLVAPQIRFKEDDVVEACKNYKIAVGLIDTKHYGRMDAPSVMKSAIELYKNR comes from the coding sequence ATGAATATTTTATTAGTATGTGCAAATGGAGCTTCAACAGGTGTACTTGTGGAAAAGATGAAAAGTTTTTGTAGTGAGCATGAAAAGTTAAAAACTAAAACTATAAATATAGAGGCAACATCATTTGAAAATTTAAAATCATACATTGAAGCTAATGATACAGATGTAGTACTTGTAGCACCACAAATTAGGTTTAAGGAAGATGATGTAGTTGAAGCTTGTAAGAATTACAAAATAGCAGTTGGTTTAATAGATACTAAGCATTATGGTCGTATGGATGCTCCTTCTGTTATGAAGTCGGCAATCGAATTATATAAAAATAGATAA
- a CDS encoding PTS sugar transporter subunit IIC, translating into MEALQNNLRRFLLPIAQKIEKQRHLQAIKEGMISITPIIIVGSLSMLFMALNNMLPEGSAKTLLSENMDTLLIPNKFTMSLLSIYSAFFIAQALAKKYNLNHVEIGMTAVVAQLVVCGQVVDGVLDTSYLDAQGLFVSILVALLVVDITKFMNDKNLVIRFPKEVPSVVNKSFRNLTPMIVCIMLFTAIAAITKNVSGQPLPAIIMNFLAPAISSVDNVFAVTIILFITQLLWFFGLHGAAITSSIWMPIAATYMAENATLIAAGGDPKYVFTIGFYYGFLQVTGSGITLGLVYLMSRSKCKSFNSMGKVVILPSLFGINEPVIFGTPIVMNPYMFVPFVFGPVLVGALNFMALKVGLPIAEPPGFLPPGVAAFLMTLDWKAIVLVFASIILMTLIYYPFFKIMEKEELNKNAELATTLDDDSFDF; encoded by the coding sequence ATGGAAGCACTTCAAAATAATTTAAGAAGATTTCTTCTTCCAATAGCACAAAAGATTGAAAAACAAAGGCATCTTCAAGCTATAAAAGAAGGTATGATAAGTATTACCCCAATAATAATTGTTGGTTCTTTAAGTATGTTATTTATGGCATTAAACAATATGTTACCTGAAGGAAGTGCAAAAACATTATTATCTGAAAATATGGATACATTACTTATCCCTAATAAATTTACTATGAGTTTATTATCTATATATTCAGCATTTTTTATAGCTCAGGCACTAGCTAAAAAATATAATCTTAATCATGTAGAAATAGGTATGACAGCAGTTGTTGCACAACTTGTTGTATGTGGACAAGTAGTAGATGGTGTATTAGATACAAGTTATTTAGATGCACAAGGTTTATTTGTAAGTATATTAGTAGCACTTTTAGTAGTTGATATTACTAAGTTTATGAATGATAAAAATCTCGTAATTAGATTTCCAAAAGAAGTACCTAGTGTAGTAAATAAAAGTTTTAGAAACTTAACTCCAATGATAGTATGTATAATGTTATTTACAGCAATAGCAGCAATAACTAAAAATGTCTCAGGTCAACCACTACCAGCTATTATAATGAATTTCTTAGCACCAGCTATAAGCAGTGTAGATAATGTTTTTGCAGTAACTATAATACTATTTATAACTCAATTATTATGGTTCTTTGGGCTTCATGGAGCAGCAATAACTTCAAGTATATGGATGCCAATAGCAGCTACATATATGGCAGAAAATGCAACACTGATAGCAGCAGGAGGAGACCCAAAATATGTGTTTACAATAGGATTTTACTATGGTTTCTTGCAAGTAACTGGTTCAGGGATAACTTTGGGATTAGTGTACCTTATGTCAAGAAGTAAGTGTAAAAGTTTTAATAGTATGGGAAAAGTTGTGATTTTACCATCACTATTTGGAATAAATGAGCCAGTAATATTTGGAACACCAATAGTTATGAACCCATATATGTTTGTACCATTTGTATTTGGACCTGTATTGGTTGGAGCACTTAATTTTATGGCATTAAAAGTAGGATTACCTATTGCAGAACCACCAGGTTTTTTACCTCCAGGGGTTGCAGCATTTTTGATGACATTAGATTGGAAGGCAATCGTATTAGTATTTGCAAGTATAATACTTATGACCTTGATATATTATCCATTCTTTAAGATAATGGAGAAGGAAGAATTAAATAAAAATGCAGAATTAGCTACAACATTAGATGATGATAGCTTTGATTTTTAA